The Vanessa atalanta chromosome 12, ilVanAtal1.2, whole genome shotgun sequence nucleotide sequence GTTATCGTTGTCATTATCATTACATTCTGGAATCAATCTGTCTCCACAATCAACATTTTCGGGCCAATCGCATATTCTTCGGTAAGGATTGTAGAGAAGGTTGCCGGGGCAGTTTAGTGTAACGGGTTTGCCATTGGAACATTTGTAGAACTGGGTACAGTTTTCATGTGCGATTAATACTCCGTCGGATCCATCCTGACCACAAATCGCAGGTGCTTCGCCTGGGTTGCAGTTGCAAGTTCCATCATTGTCATCTTCACCGTCATCGCCACCTTCATCACCACCATCACCGCCAGCATCACCACCACCATTGTCGTCATCGTTGTCATTTTCATTACATTCTGGAATTACTCTGTCTCCACAATCAACATTTTCTGGCCAATCACATATTCTTTTGTATGGATTGTAGAGAAGGTTGCCGGGGCAGTTTAGTGTAACGGGTTTGCCATTGGAACATTTGTAGAACTGGGTGCAGTTTTCGTGTGCGATTAATACTCCGTCGGATCCATCCTGACCACAAATCGCAGGTGCTTCGCCTGGGTTGCAGTTGCAAGTTTCATCATTGTCATCCTCATCGTCATCGCCACCTTCATCACCACCCTCACCGCCGGCATCACCACCACCATTGTCGTCATCGTTGTCATTTTCATTACATTCTGGAATTACTCTGTCTCCACAATCAACATTTTCTGGCCAATCACATATTCTTCTGTATGGATTGAAGAGAAGTTTACCGGGGCAGCTTAGCGTAACTGGTTTGCCATTGAAACATTTGTAGAACTGGTTGCAGTTTTCATGTGCGACTAATACCCCGTCAGATCCATCCTGACCACAAATAGCAGGTGCTTCACCTGGGTTGCAGTTGCAAGTTCCGTCATTGTCATCATCACCGTCATCGCCACCATCATCACCACCATCACCGCCGCCTCCACCACCACCGCCTCCACCGTTGTCATTGTCATCATCTTCTGGAATTACTCTGTCTCCACAATCAACATTTTCTGGCCAATCACATATTCTTCTGTATGGATTGAAGAGAAGTTTACCGGGGCAGCTTAGCGTAACTGGTTTGCCATTGAAACATTTGTAGAACTGGTTGCAGTTTTCATGTGCGACTAATATCCCGTCAGATCCATCCTGACCACAAATAGCAGGTGCTTCACCTGGGTTGCAGTTGCAAGTTCCGTCATTGTCATCATCACCGTCATCGCCACCATCATCACCACCATCACCGCCGCCTCCACCACCACCGCCTCCACCGTTGTCATTGTCATCATCTTCTGGAATTACTCTGTCACCACAATCAACATTTTCTGGCCAATCACATATTCTTCTGTATGGATTGAAGAGAAGTTTACCGGGGCAGCTTAGCGTAACTGGTTTGCCATTGAAACATTTGTAGAACTGGTTGCAGTTTTCATGTGCGACTAATATCCCGTCAGATCCATCCTGACCACAAATAGCAGGTGCTTCACCTGGGTTGCAGTTGCAAGTTCCGTCATTGTCATCATCACCGTCATCGCCACCATCATCACCACCATCACCGCCGCCTCCACCACCACCGCCTCCACCGTTGTCATTGTCATCATCTTCTGGAATTACTCTGTCTCCACAATCAACATTTTCTGGCCAATCACATATTCTTCTGTATGGATTGAAGAGAAGTTTACCGGGGCAGCTTAGCGTAACTGGTTTGCCATTGAAACATTTGTAGAACTGGTTGCAGTTTTCATGTGCGACTAATACCCCGTCAGATCCATCCTGACCACAAATAGCAGGTGCTTCACCTGGGTTGCAGTTGCAAGTTCCGTCATTGTCATCATCACCGTCATCGCCACCATCATCACCACCATCACCGCCGCCTCCACCACCACCGCCTCCACCGTTGTCATTGTCATCATCTTCTGGAATTACTCTGTCTCCACAATCAACATTTTCTGGCCAATCACATATTCTTCTGTATGGATTGAAGAGAAGTTTACCGGGGCAGCTTAGCGTAACTGGTTTGCCATTGAAACATTTGTAGAACTGGTTGCAGTTTTCATGTGCGACTAATACCCCGTCAGATCCATCCTGACCACAAATAGCAGGTGCTTCACCTGGGTTGCAGTTGCAAGTTCCGTCATTGTCATCATCACCGTCATCGCCACCATCATCACCACCATCACCGCCGCCTCCACCACCACCGCCTCCACCGTTGTCATTGTCATCATCTTCTGGAATTACTCTGTCTCCACAATCAACATTTTCTGGCCAATCACATATTCTTCTGTATGGATTGAAGAGAAGTTTACCGGGGCAGCTTAGCGTAACTGGTTTGCCATTGAAACATTTGTAGAACTGGTTGCAGTTTTCATGTGCGACTAATACTCCGTCAGATCCATCCTGACCACAAATAGCAGGTGCTTCGCCTGGGTTGCAGTTGCAAGTTCCGTCATTGTCATCATCACCGTCATCGCCACCATCATCACCACCATCACCGCCGCCTCCACCACCACCGCCTCCACCGTTGTCATTGTCATCATCTTCTGGAATTACTCTGTCTCCACAATCAACATTTTCTGGCCAATCACATATTCTTCTGTATGGATTGAAGAGAAGTTTACCGGGGCAGCTTAGCGTAACTGGTTTGCCATTGAAACATTTGTAGAACTGGTTGCAGTTTTCATGTGCGACTAATACTCCATCAGATCCATCTTGACCACAAATCTCAGGTGCTTCGCCGGGATTGCAGTTACAAGTTCCATCATTGTCATCCTCGCCGTCATCACCACCTTCATCACCACCATCACCGCCAGCGTCACCTCCATCGTTATCATTATCGTTGTCATTTTCATCACCATCTGGAATCACTCTGTCTCCACAATCAACATTATCTGGCCAATCACATTGTCTTTTGTGAGGATTGTAAAGAAGTTTGCCAGGACAGCTTATTGTAACGGGTTTGCCGTTGAAGCATTGATAGAACTGGTTGCAGTTTTCATGAGCAATTAAAACTCCGTCAGAACCATCTTGAGCACAAATGGAAGGTGCTTCGCCTGGGTTGCAGTTGCAAGAACCATCGTTATCATCATTATCTTCACTGTCGTCTCCACCCTCGTTTTCAGTCTCATCACAGTCTTCATCTTCTTTCTCGTCTGGGACAAGCCTATCACCACAGTCTACTGTTTCTGACCAATCACATTCTTGCTTTTCGACGTCAAAAAAGAGGTTCGAGGCACACTTCTTTTCGACAAGATTTCCGTGGGTGCATTGATagaatttgttacaattttcaTGGGGATAAAGTTTTTCAATATTGTGGTCTATCGGGCAGCCATTCTCGTTTAGCTCAATATCATCATCACCTTGAGCTAAACTGATTGCGCAGACCAGCAATAAGGCTGcgactgaaaataaaaaaatacataaatcacTAACCACATTTTTAATCATAGATTCATCAGGTCTTACaagcttatatttaaagtatattagtcGCCTTTATTATATGTAGCAATGCATAAATATATTCAGAAACACTAAACCCCCTTTCTACTCTTATACTTCCAAAGATAGGCAATCTGGCAAcccatacatatttaaaattaagaacgaCACAATAAAAGGGAGTTTCTTTGAaaagagaaataattaataaattttataaaaaaaagtaatgaaaacacgcattaataaactaaaaagtaaaaataaaaactctattaaattaaatttgaaaaagaacaaaatttaaacaaaattcatacctttcatatttttttatgatcacTTATTATTTCCTCTTAACACAAGTGCACTTATCCTGACAAATAACAACTGCATCTAAAACACCGAAGACGgtgatttatatatgaaaaaataatcttattccTTCTGTTATTAATGAACGATTTCTTAGAATttcataaattgatattatcagatatattaaaatcttatatgcAATTCTTtgatatgtatagataataatcTCTTTTTCGCAATCACTTATCTGAAAAATCTGAATGTTAATGACAGCTACCtgattttcatttgaaataatcGGCTacctttttagggttccgttaCAGTTACATCCTCGGTAAGGCCTTGTAGACAGCGTCCTGCAAATTCCATCTAAACTTACATTCGGCAGACGACCCTATTTCAGAAAgataaaaacttttgaattctgttttgttttttgcgTGCATTTGCAATCAGCCCTTGTCATGCTCTTCATCACTCATCTGCTGCTCTGAGCTACTATCGGTTTTCCAGCTCTAGGATATGATGACGTTTTAGTCGTTTCGCATACTGGTCCATGGCGAGCGAATTTGCTGGGGTAGCAGATTAACCGCTCTTTGTATTTAATTGCCAAACTCCGATTTCCCGATTTTCGATTTTTCTCATTTCAATGTGCTCGTGAACTTAATTGCTGGTAAGCACTTGCAATTTAAAgaactacattaaaataataaatattgaggtGACTTTTGACCacaaagtaagtaaaatatagaACGAAATTTTAGGTTGTCGTCATTCGTCATTATCGTTGGTATCATtttggcaaaataaaataaaagtaaaatctaCCAAAATGTAAGCCGTTGAATTTTGAAAcgttgtaacattttataaatggtaCGTTTACTTTTTAGAAAAGTTGCATGtgtattgaaattttttatacattccgTCTTATTTTTAAGACAAATGATATAACTAGATATAACTATAGATAATAACAAGACAGCAACAATAGTTATATGacggtttttctttttattaggtattttatgattgtatttattattgcgactcatttataattcattttttataatcgTTGTTTTGTTTGGATACGTATGCATACGATGGTAGTATGTAAATATAGACGAAAAACGCTTAATTGTAAagtttccttaaataaaattcatttgatTTGGTTTGATGGTAGTGTGATGCGTGCAACACttacacgaaattattatttggaacacactgaacgcacccgtaaacttCAAACATGGCTGCCTGTTGAaattcatgtcattgaattttatctattttatatcgaaataacTCAATCATGCgtattttgcggatatatgtttatttatttattttgtttggttcTTCAAcaatgtgaattaaaataatataatataagtaaagtataaagtaaagtcaTATTCTAATTGTCACCATTACTTAAAGAAGAACACAACGTGcacaaaatgaaaacaaatcaaCATCTTCACCTAATGtagtttcttaattttaaacctacttaaaaatatttctttataaaaaaagaaattacaaaaaaataaaataaagagtataaattatgtatataaaaaaggatgCATCAGTTTAGACATAATTTTTGTGACCCAGTAAGATCTTTTTCATAGATGCAATGGACGTAAAATTTAGATCGGAGATGTTGGCGACTTAAAACTCATTATTTTGTAACGATCTAAAAGTGGAACGaacgggtctatcgtagacctgcacgaaattattaataaagttacttttatttagtttcagGAAGGATCTGTATGCCATTTTATGACAGATAATTGTGCCTATCATGGTTTTAATTGaaactgattaaatatttattttatatgcttcGTGAATGtctaatattttgataacagaTACGcatctttgatatattttttgtagatcAGCATATAAAGGCCCGCGACCAGTCCTATCACTTATATGCACTTTAATATGACCACTGTAGTTGACTAGTGTTCCTTCAGATAAAACGTTTACGTCTATATGTATCATGGGCATATGTATGAATATGTGAATACGTCTCCAAATTTCTCTTTTACAACCTCATTAATTGCTTAGAAGTGATCCCAGGTACACAAACTCCAAGTCCGAGTATCTTACTATCCAATGTATTGGTATGAAGTTCTAGAGTACGAGTGTTACAACAAGCACGTGTATGCAACAAACATGAATTTCAGAATAGTTTCAGAACAGTTATCGAAAATTTTAAGGGAAacaaaactgtatttaaaatttaaatgtagatgcgaatttatttattctaaattgttttatataggCATGACGAGATCAGCAGAACTATAGTTCGATTGAATTGCAATTTCGTATAGGTAGTCCAGTTGTTATGAAGACGTTCACTAAGagagaatatttgaaattttaacttcaataaataataataaatgggaGTGATAAcatggtatataaataatatcgttagTCGTTCTGACAAGaatttttttcgtaatataaGGGTTTTCATGAATAGGATCACTAACTTTGGCggaatataaacaataaaatatataatattaggatgACATTCTAACAATTTCGTTGTTACTACTTTATATaactatgttataaatatgattgCTGATATGCTTAGAATTTATGTAATATCGTTTTAGATAAAAACAAAGCGGTATCATTTGATTGcggaaaaaatacaattaacgaGCAAATATTTGAGTTAATTACTTATATGTTTGATTACAAATTAACGATAGACTACTTTTATACACAATATTAGTATCTAATCATAATGTTCTATTTTTTGAAGTTTACATCATTCTTATTGTTTCCAAGTAAcaattttatctctttctttttaagtttaatgaCTTTGAAATGAATGAGAGAATGTTATTTACATACGTAATTCAAATAGGTTTTTGTCACTGATTTATTTGATGGTAAGGTTTTTAATGGTACCACTTTTTGCAAGTTCATCTCATTTGGTACCATGCACTCATCCAGGGCCGggtctaccatatggctttttgggttTCAGCCTTGCTTCAAGAGGGCCCCACTAAGTCaagttaaagtcaaaaatagacgataatgcgaagaaatccataactttattaaattaaatagatcgtatggtttgcagccctgctagtcctgcaattaatcaaatccatttaattaaattaattaaataaatctacgttcagatatgtcttaggtgggcccctgaGTAGTTTTAGCCCaaggccccctaaacttacggtccggccctgcacTCATCGGATACTCTACCGCAAAAGAGCAATAGTTGGTATTattgggttccggtttgaacggcgAGCGAGCCACACGTAACTACACGAATAAGGGTCTTAACATCTTCGCGTTTAAGTTCGGTAGCGCATATGCGATATAAAGaattggtaatatttcttaaagcgaaaatgtttataaacggtctcatttgctcgtccgtctacctatttaatatttgaaaataaaaccccTTCATCGTAATATTTCAACAAAGAGAACACATACATTAAATTGGCCATTAAGGCCCGTATTGGGTCAATATAAGATATAGGATTTTTCactttataaatcataattatatacgtCACTCATGAACTTATATACGTAGGCAGTAGTGCAGCAGTGTTTATTTTCCATGGCTCAGTAAGCTGTTGGTAAGAGCACTCTGcgcatttttatataagtattttgcaTAGTTGGTTGGTCACAAGTCAAAATTGTGTgttgtttaaaattactaacattattatcttatatattaatagcgtaagccgatttttgtcccagtgattatgggactaTGGCTGCACATTAGAGCTCCAGccttagtattaaaaaaaataaagtggattcttaatttgaattttgtaaattcaaTTTAGGAAAATAGTTACTGGCCGGGTAAAGAGTGGCgttatggctgtataaaaaaaaagctattgtaaaacgtgcgaacagacgcCGTCAGTTTAcagtgaaattaaatgaaaacaaaaactgtTACAGGTAtcgaatttgtaaaaaatatattgaataaacggGAAGTTTCGCATGCGTcccataagttttattttaaattagtaaaatattttacaagataaataatatgaaattagcAAACGAGCTatgaatatgataaataaaaaaatatataactaccaAATCAGCGAGCGGTAATTCCCATTTGCACCTAAAACTTATGTtgtgttacatatatttttgagatattaGATAGAAGAAAAATAATCCGTTCGATTTTCTGTACTAGTTGCTTTCAGAGAACATTTAATAGACTTCCCATGTCTAACAAGGGGGTTCTTAAGAAAACTATTACTAACTAGATGTATATAATTGGTAAGATATCTTgtcaaattatgttataataaaaaaaaatgttttttcttctttttcttcgGTTAGATATAAGAAAATAGGtaggtacttggtggtagggctttgtgcaagcccgtccgggtaggtacacccactcatcagatattctatagccaaataacagtactctgtattgttgtgttccggctagaagtgTGTAGTGTgtagtgagccagtataatcacaggcacaagggacataacatcttagttcccgaggttggtggcgcataggtgatgtaaggaatggttaatatttctttcagcgcctttgtctatgggcggtggtgaccacttaccatcaggtggcccatatgttcgtccgccaaccaatgccataagaaaaaagatattatatgaataatacttttttgtcTTTGGGCACTTgtcttattatattgtatttgaatatttgttgtaatatgtatatatatatatatatatatatatatataatcctgTTGTCAATTCAGGGAAAGGAGTTCAACATGCGTAATCTGCAAGATTTTAAGCTAATATAGATAGAGGACCACCTGTAGCACTgtagttactttataaataactaaaatactaaatgaaatacaagtatttttaattctaccaattttattcttattttataccaacatgaaattacatatatttctagaaaaaaaaaaatgttcaaagtaCAGTCATAAAAATAAGAACAAGAAGAAATTTAAGCCGTGACAATATATGTAGGTGTTGCAATATTGTAACTGCTGTGTGTGAAAAGTACTATTTGTAAAACTAATTTGaacgtacaaataaaaaaatatatgtatactaatattataaatgcgtaagtaactctgcctgtctTTTGCTATTTCGCGTCTAAACTATCGAAgcgaatttgttgaaatttggtattaagcaagcttgaaccccaaggcataggctacttttttgagCCTAACGCGTACCAAGCTCTAATACGCGAACGAAACCGCAGGTGACATctagttttacataaaaaaacaatcaatttaataatttccgtGTCAACCACTCTTATTTCGATgctccaaaaaaatatatattgtcaaattagctcattcatttttaattatttttattgcattatatcTTACCCAATAAATATATCGAGATTGTGAGTACATTTACATGTTTGTGAgtacattaacattataaaattaataataattaattataaagaatagtCTACATACATCTATCAAGAATTGCTCAATATTTTGCCGAAGGAaggaaatcttttatttttaatcgagtCTTATCATCACTactcaatcaaataaattgaaatgataatcgaaatacatatttaacttcataaataaataaaaaatacttgtcATTCTTACATTTCACCGGCCGCGCTACCCTATCTCAGCCACCGCTGTCGTTGATGTCAATGATGACCGACGaccatagacaatatttatttataaatatactgtaagaaatattaataactcgTATTGATTAAAGTTACAATTCACTtagttggtctagtggcttttGAAGAGGATCCTCAGGTGTAAAAATATGTGATTATTACATGCTAGTACATAATTTACATTGCAAAGCATTTTGTAAAAGCTACTGtcactataaaaatgttttctcttttaaatcttaataactcatattgagtttgagtttgagtgttTCTGTATATAGGATCGTTTCTGCACAACACGGTCCAAATTTAGCATATGAAAATCTACTAGTGTTTGGCCgagtttgaactcgaaatcttCCCTTTAACAATCAATGAGATCAAAACAATCAACACACACTTGTCATTTAATCACATCTTTATTCATGTctgataatatttgtttttaagttgaaataatctttaaataaaatcgcattaaacaactaattataaCATCAGAGAGTCGAGATCGATTACAA carries:
- the LOC125067888 gene encoding uncharacterized protein DDB_G0290685-like, with the translated sequence MIKNVVSDLCIFLFSVAALLLVCAISLAQGDDDIELNENGCPIDHNIEKLYPHENCNKFYQCTHGNLVEKKCASNLFFDVEKQECDWSETVDCGDRLVPDEKEDEDCDETENEGGDDSEDNDDNDGSCNCNPGEAPSICAQDGSDGVLIAHENCNQFYQCFNGKPVTISCPGKLLYNPHKRQCDWPDNVDCGDRVIPDGDENDNDNDNDGGDAGGDGGDEGGDDGEDDNDGTCNCNPGEAPEICGQDGSDGVLVAHENCNQFYKCFNGKPVTLSCPGKLLFNPYRRICDWPENVDCGDRVIPEDDDNDNGGGGGGGGGGDGGDDGGDDGDDDNDGTCNCNPGEAPAICGQDGSDGVLVAHENCNQFYKCFNGKPVTLSCPGKLLFNPYRRICDWPENVDCGDRVIPEDDDNDNGGGGGGGGGGDGGDDGGDDGDDDNDGTCNCNPGEAPAICGQDGSDGVLVAHENCNQFYKCFNGKPVTLSCPGKLLFNPYRRICDWPENVDCGDRVIPEDDDNDNGGGGGGGGGGDGGDDGGDDGDDDNDGTCNCNPGEAPAICGQDGSDGVLVAHENCNQFYKCFNGKPVTLSCPGKLLFNPYRRICDWPENVDCGDRVIPEDDDNDNGGGGGGGGGGDGGDDGGDDGDDDNDGTCNCNPGEAPAICGQDGSDGILVAHENCNQFYKCFNGKPVTLSCPGKLLFNPYRRICDWPENVDCGDRVIPEDDDNDNGGGGGGGGGGDGGDDGGDDGDDDNDGTCNCNPGEAPAICGQDGSDGILVAHENCNQFYKCFNGKPVTLSCPGKLLFNPYRRICDWPENVDCGDRVIPEDDDNDNGGGGGGGGGGDGGDDGGDDGDDDNDGTCNCNPGEAPAICGQDGSDGVLVAHENCNQFYKCFNGKPVTLSCPGKLLFNPYRRICDWPENVDCGDRVIPECNENDNDDDNGGGDAGGEGGDEGGDDDEDDNDETCNCNPGEAPAICGQDGSDGVLIAHENCTQFYKCSNGKPVTLNCPGNLLYNPYKRICDWPENVDCGDRVIPECNENDNDDDNGGGDAGGDGGDEGGDDGEDDNDGTCNCNPGEAPAICGQDGSDGVLIAHENCTQFYKCSNGKPVTLNCPGNLLYNPYRRICDWPENVDCGDRLIPECNDNDNDNDNGGGEAGGDGEDDNDGPCNCNPSEAPLICGQDGSDGVLIAHENCKQFYMCVNYKPVAMDCPVDLLYNPYKNLCDWPDNVNCGDRIESIALNKHLYGGRLRATRI